Genomic DNA from Fibrobacter sp. UWB10:
GCATATAACCGTAATGTAGCACATCCCTCAATTCCATTTTAAAATTTCTATTGGAATCAGGCGTCAAAGACAAAGCAACATAATCATCCACACGCCCTTTTTCTTTATAGCCCATTCCTGCATCTGCGGATAAATTAAAATCATCTTTATAATAGCGATACAACAATCTCTTGAGTCGCCAACCCATAGAACTATTCAAGGCTCGGATTATCCCAGTTTTAAATTCACTCATTTCTAGACCAATCCTAAGAGTTGTTCCTTCTTTAAGGGCAACCGAATCCACAAGAATATCAAAATTCAATTTCGGGAGGGATTTTTCATTTTCAAATTCCTTAACCTCGCCATCAGTGGCGATATTTCGTTCCTTAAAGAAGGATTCAATACGCTTTTTGTCTTTAATTTCAACCACCCCTTGGAGGGTAAGAATCCCGCTAGCATTCACTTCAGGAACAACGAAATACTGTATGTGATCCAACAACTTTCCATCTTTAAACAAGTTGACCGACAAAATCGTTTTATATTTTCCTTCAAAATTGGATTGTATAGAAGGATCTATATATTCTTGTTCGTAGTTCGATGACTTTATAAAATTTTCGATTTCTTTGCGATCATGCGTTGCAAACGCCAACCCGTTCTTGTCATAGACATTCATTGAATCCGAAATAGCCAACATCTCCAGCAAACGATACAGCTTTCCAGGAATGTAAGTCAATGTATCCGCAACATTCTTTATATTACACCAGCCACATCGCGAGCGCAACGCGTATCCTCTTGCAGCTTTCAGCATTTTCGAAGCCGTATCCACTTGAATTCCGACAAATCCTGTATAAAGTTTTAAGGGAATATCTTGGCCCAAATATTTCCATTCAACATCAACAGAAGTAACAACATTTGGCAAATCTTCAAAATCGACATCACGCTCCCAATCCGTGCGTTTTTTAAATTCCATTTTATCAGATAATTCCATCAAATACGGATAGAATTTGGAAAACCATCCACTGAACTTAGGATTTCCACAGCCTTCAGGATCATATAGTTTATAGATACCCTTCCAAAAAGAGACCGAACTTTGCCCATCGAAAGCTTTAACAAATTCATCGAGAATTGGATTTAACTGTTGTGACCACCATTCCATATCAAGGCGAGTCGCAAGCTTATTAAAGGAATCCCTTAATAAGAGCCAGTCCTCTTTCGTGCCATTTATCTTTATTTTCGGAATGCCGCATAAAGTAAAAGCAGAATACGTATAATATTCAGACGCTATGGCCATAACCATGGAACGGGAAATATTGTAATCGACCGGGCTTGTCGTCGAAAATTTCGTCCGCAACGGAGCACCCGTTTCTGCAGGCAATTTTTCTTGAAGATTGTCAAAAAAATCCGTAATGACGCCAAACCATTCTTCGTGCGTAGATTCCTGTGTCAGCCAATCTGCCTGAACTTTAATATTCGTATCAACATCAGCCCCTACAAAACGGTCTTTCAAAGCATCTCTATTACTCTTTACATGTAATCGAAATCCATCTAGAATCAGCAGCCAAATATCATCTGGACTGATTTCCATTTCATAATGCCTAGCATAGGCCAAAGCGATTAAATCTATAAAAGTCGGCTTTTCGGAATGATCCTTTACAAACGGACTTATAGAATCTGAATAGGCATAGAAAATCTTAGTTTCAGAAGAACTCTCTTGATGCATGCTTGCAAAATATTCCGAAAAGCCCCCTTGCTCTGCAGGGACCGTCTCTTCGCGGAATGCGCTATCATGCACGGTTGTATCGACAATCATTGCGTAAGCACTCGTGTCACGGACAAAACCATAAATTTGATGCGAAAAAATCGTCGGTTTATCCGCTTGTTTACTATCGCAAGAGAGCAGAACGCTTGCGACGAGGAATGTAGAGAGTAAAAACGTGAACGAAAGCAAAAAGTTTTTCATAAAAATGAATATAGAAAAAGGTATTGACGGCTGCAGCGGCAAAATTTATCTTTAAAGTATTAGGGTCAATTTAGAAATTGACTTACAACCAAGGTGTCAAAATGATGAAAGCAATTTTTATTCGAGCACTGCTTGCCATAACCATATTGGTATGTTTTGATTCTTGTTCTGTAACTACAGCTAATACACAATCGTCAGATTCATCCTCAACCAAGCCCGCATCTATTTCCAACAAAGTACAATCAAGATATATCGGAGATGCCCCAAGGAATAGGATTCTTCTTTTAGGCAACGAACAGATTTCAGAAAGTGACTTTGGAGGCGTTGAACGATGGTATGCGGTAGACAATTATGGCGATTTTTATGTGCGTTTTCAAGTAGGCTATTTCATAGACAATCAAATCGGTTTTGTTCTATATGAAGGCGGTTCACAAGGGGTAGTAGCAAAGTATTACCGCCAAGGGCTAGACCGCAGATGGGATTGGGACAATTACTCAATCGTCATAAATTCCGATGGAATAGGCTTATATTATGATTTTTCAATATCGGATGATGACGGAAAGGCAAAACCAAGAACTATGTTTAGAATGAGAAAATTCTAATATTTCACATTCTATACTACATCGTAACGAAGGAAACGAATTATTTATTATAACAATAACTGAGAGAAGGGCGTTGCGGGCGCGGCGACTGAGCGTCCGCTAGAAGGGGTAGCGGAAAACGCCGAAGGCGGTTGAAGCGAGGGGACAACTGTCCAAGGCGAGTGTCGCGACAGGTTGCTTGCAAACTGGCATGACCGAGCCGAACAGTTGGGGATTGAGCGCAGCGAAAGACCATGGCTTTCCCCTCCCTTTTTGTATGGATTGCTTCGTCATTTCATTCCTCGCAATGACGTTTTTCGGGTCAATTTCCGATTACATTCCCTAACCACCAACCACCAACCACTAGCCACATCTTATACCATATTCTATCTTTGCGCGCACCGCCAGATGTCGTATTTCTGGGGAACCGGGCGAGAACCGCCCACAAAAAGGATTATTTATGTCTCAAATCGAACTCACCTTCCCCGATGGCTCCGTACGTTCCGTAGCATCGGGCACCACCGGCCTCGAAATTGCAAAGGGCATTTCCGAAGGTCTTGCACGCAAGGCGCTTGGCGTCAAACTCGGCGATAAGGTCCTCGACCTCACGCGCCCGCTCACCGAGAGCGGCACCATCAAGATTATCACGCCGAGCAACGACGACCCGGATGCTCTGATGCTCCTGCGTCACAGCTGCAGCCACGTGCTTGCCGAAGCCATCTGCGACCTGTTCCCGGGCACCAAGCTCGCCTACGGTCCGGCTATCGAAAAGGGTTTCTACTACGATTTGATGACACCGACCCCGATCCAGCAGTCGGATTTCGAGCGCATCGAAAAGCGCATGAAGGAAATCATCAAGGAAGATCGTCCGTTTACCCGTTGCGAAGTCAGCGCCGCCGATGGCCTGAAGCGCACCGAAGGCGACAAGTACAAGACGGACAACGCTGAACGCGCTCTCGCCCGCGAAGGTAGCGACGGTACGCTCAGCTTCTACGTGACTGGCGAACCGGGCAAGAACTTTGAAGACCTTTGTGCCGGTCCTCACGTGCCCTCCACTGGCAAGCTCAAGAATTTCAAGGTGCTCTCCATGTCCGGTGCATACTGGCATGGCGACCAGAACAGCGACCAGCTGACCCGCGTGTACGGCACCTGCTTTGCCGACAAGGAAGGCCTTGAAACTTACCTGAAGTTCCTGGAAGAAGCCGAAAAGCGCGACCACCGCAAGATCGGTAAGGAAATGGACCTCTACCACATCGAAGACCATTCTCCGGGCATGGTGTTCTGGCACCCGAAGGGCACCAAGATGGTGAACGCCCTCAAGGACTACATCCGCGGTAAGATTGACCGTCGCGGCTACCTCGAAGTGATCACGCCGGAAATCGTGAACAAGACTTTGTGGATCAAGTCCGGCCACGCCGACAAGTACAACGAGAACATGTTCAAGACGCTGGCTGGCGACGTGGAAATGGCCGTGAAGCCGATGAACTGCCCCTGCCACATCCAGATTTTCAACACGGGTCTCCGCAGCTGGCGTGACTTGCCGATGCGTCTTGCCGAATTCGGTAAGTGCCACCGTTACGAACCTGCCGGTACCATGCACGGCCTGATGCGCGTGCGCGGCTTTGTGCAGGATGACGCCCACATCTTCTGTACCGAAGACCAGATTGCAAGCGAAGTGGCTGACTTCTGCGCCCTCGTCAAGGAAATCTACCACGACTTCGGTTTCGACGATATCGTGGTGAAGTTCTCCACCCGCCCCGAAAAGCGCGTGGGTTCCGACGAAATCTGGGACAAGGCTGAAGCCGCCCTCGCCGAAGCCACGAAGCTCGCTGGCCTCGACTACATCCTGAACCCGGGTGAAGGTGCCTTCTACGGCCCGAAGCTCGAATTCACGCTGAAAGATTCCCTCGGACGTGACTGGCAGTGCGGTACCATCCAGGTGGACTTCAACCTCCCGCAGCGTCTGGGTGCCGAGTATGTCGGTAAGGACAACCAGAAGCACATTCCGGTGATGTTGCACCGCGCCGCCGTGGGTTCCATCGAACGCTTCCTCGGCATTTTGATTGAAGAATTCATGGGCGATTTCCCGCTGTGGCTCGCTCCGGTTCAGGCTCGCGTGCTCCCGATTTCCGAGAAGTTCGTTGACTACGCGAAGCAGGTCGAGAAGGAACTCGTGAACGCCGGCGTCCGCGTTGAAGTGGATGAGTCCAACGAAAAGCTCGGCTACAAGATCCGCCAGTGCGAATTGCAGAAGATTCCGTACAAGATTATTGTAGGCGAAAAGGAACAGGCTGAAGGTCTCATCGCTGTCAACAAGAGAAAGGAAGGGGATAAGGGTCAGATGACCGTCGCTGACTTCCTCAAGATGACGGAAGAAGACCGCAAGGTTGTGCGGTAAAGTTCACTGAGCTTGCCGAAGAGAGCGCCGATTCGGTCGGTTCGACAGGCTCACCGACCTTAAATTTTAAAACGCAGACTTGATTGAGCCTGCGTTTTTTCATATTCCTCAATCAAGTAAGCGGGTTTACTTTTTCCCGGCTTTCGTTGCGGCAGGTTTCCCGGAAGCGGCCTTCAGCTTCTTGAATTCGGCCTGGGCCTTGCGCATGTCGGCCATAAAAATTTCGTTTGTATGCAAGCTCGGGTAGGCGCCCGAGACAAGCACCTTGGAGGCATCCACGTCGCTTTGCCAGTGGAAGCCTGCGATCACGCGGCTCTGTCCCCATTCGTAGGCGTATTTCAGCAGGGCATCCTGAGCAGCCGGGTTCACTTCAATCAGCAACAGAGCCATCGCCCATGCACGAATAGTATGTCCTGACGGATAGGATCCATTTGTTCTTAGTCTTTCTTCTTCGGCGGGGACAAGCGTCGGTTCGTTAAAGCGGTCGTAAGGACGGCGCCTCATGTAGTGCCTTTTGGCCTTGCTTCCCACCTGTTTGAGCGTCCGGATTCCGCGTTCAAGCAGGTTCATGATGGCAGGCGTCTTCTTTGCCGATATTTCCATCCCGAAAGGTTCACTGAACATTGCGGCCATCTCTTCGACGGTTTCTGCCGCCTGTGCCACCGCAAGGGCTGCACGGGCAGAGTCTAGACGCATCGTTTTACCCCACATGTACTGCGAAATGTCGTACATGAACTGCGGCGACATGGTATCGGGAGGTGCAGGGTAATAGTTCAGCGCGTCCGGAAGCGCATCGGCTTCCACATAGGGTTTGACATCGGCAGCAAAACTGCACAGGACAGTCCCACACAAGGCAATCGCGACTAAGGTTTTCTTGATAATGTTCATACATTTCAAATATTAACTATTTTTCACTTGATGTTTTCTCATTTCAGAACCGTAGTTCCCTTACTAGCCCTACTCTGTTTAGGACTTACGTGTTGCTCTTTCCCGGTGCGCACGGGCTACGACCGAAGCATTGGCGACTACAAGAGCGTTCCCGCAAGCGAAACCGCTTCAACCCTACCTAAAGAAGAAACTCCTGACGAGGCAGAGCTGCAAACGGCCCAAGTCGAATCTCCGGATTCCACAAAACAGGACTCTACGCAACAAGACTCTACAAAGCATCTGAATTCCGTAGAAAAGGCGCGCGCCGCAATCAATAAGAAAGAGGCTGCCAAGGCCGCTAAAAAGGCAACGCCCAAAAGCGACCTAGAAACCTACGCCAGAAAATGGATGGGAGCCAAGTACGTTTACGGCAAGGCAACCCGAACCAAAACGGACTGCTCTGGATACGTGATGCAAGTTTACAAGGGCTACTACAATATCGCCCTCGACCATAGCGCCTCTAAGATGTACAAAGACAGCCGTGGGAAATCGGTGAGCCGCGGCGGCCTGAAAGAAGGCGACCTCGTATTTTTCGGAAGCCTCTGGAAAATCGACCACGTGGGCATTTACCTGAGCGGAGGCCGATTTATTCACGCAAGCACCAAACATGGCGTGATGATTTCGCCCATGCAGGACAAGTACTGGGGCCACAAGTATCAAGGCGCCAGAAGATTTAAATAGTTATATTTCTACCTATGAAAAAGATTGCATTCCAGGGCCGTAAAGGCGCCTACAGCGAC
This window encodes:
- a CDS encoding DUF4419 domain-containing protein; this translates as MKNFLLSFTFLLSTFLVASVLLSCDSKQADKPTIFSHQIYGFVRDTSAYAMIVDTTVHDSAFREETVPAEQGGFSEYFASMHQESSSETKIFYAYSDSISPFVKDHSEKPTFIDLIALAYARHYEMEISPDDIWLLILDGFRLHVKSNRDALKDRFVGADVDTNIKVQADWLTQESTHEEWFGVITDFFDNLQEKLPAETGAPLRTKFSTTSPVDYNISRSMVMAIASEYYTYSAFTLCGIPKIKINGTKEDWLLLRDSFNKLATRLDMEWWSQQLNPILDEFVKAFDGQSSVSFWKGIYKLYDPEGCGNPKFSGWFSKFYPYLMELSDKMEFKKRTDWERDVDFEDLPNVVTSVDVEWKYLGQDIPLKLYTGFVGIQVDTASKMLKAARGYALRSRCGWCNIKNVADTLTYIPGKLYRLLEMLAISDSMNVYDKNGLAFATHDRKEIENFIKSSNYEQEYIDPSIQSNFEGKYKTILSVNLFKDGKLLDHIQYFVVPEVNASGILTLQGVVEIKDKKRIESFFKERNIATDGEVKEFENEKSLPKLNFDILVDSVALKEGTTLRIGLEMSEFKTGIIRALNSSMGWRLKRLLYRYYKDDFNLSADAGMGYKEKGRVDDYVALSLTPDSNRNFKMELRDVLHYGYMPPKVRTDVGNDEIAQGIVDFVKIHLAFTRDYHMLCKQNGLEAKDSVDIVGTPSAKKNLCSEIKFSKDLATGGVVRYECIEYNKKVGASERVVPRYNNEYFNKRHDVYDSRYNLPISQVVKLEIPPCFVEEK
- the thrS gene encoding threonine--tRNA ligase, which translates into the protein MSQIELTFPDGSVRSVASGTTGLEIAKGISEGLARKALGVKLGDKVLDLTRPLTESGTIKIITPSNDDPDALMLLRHSCSHVLAEAICDLFPGTKLAYGPAIEKGFYYDLMTPTPIQQSDFERIEKRMKEIIKEDRPFTRCEVSAADGLKRTEGDKYKTDNAERALAREGSDGTLSFYVTGEPGKNFEDLCAGPHVPSTGKLKNFKVLSMSGAYWHGDQNSDQLTRVYGTCFADKEGLETYLKFLEEAEKRDHRKIGKEMDLYHIEDHSPGMVFWHPKGTKMVNALKDYIRGKIDRRGYLEVITPEIVNKTLWIKSGHADKYNENMFKTLAGDVEMAVKPMNCPCHIQIFNTGLRSWRDLPMRLAEFGKCHRYEPAGTMHGLMRVRGFVQDDAHIFCTEDQIASEVADFCALVKEIYHDFGFDDIVVKFSTRPEKRVGSDEIWDKAEAALAEATKLAGLDYILNPGEGAFYGPKLEFTLKDSLGRDWQCGTIQVDFNLPQRLGAEYVGKDNQKHIPVMLHRAAVGSIERFLGILIEEFMGDFPLWLAPVQARVLPISEKFVDYAKQVEKELVNAGVRVEVDESNEKLGYKIRQCELQKIPYKIIVGEKEQAEGLIAVNKRKEGDKGQMTVADFLKMTEEDRKVVR
- a CDS encoding phosphatase PAP2 family protein, whose amino-acid sequence is MNIIKKTLVAIALCGTVLCSFAADVKPYVEADALPDALNYYPAPPDTMSPQFMYDISQYMWGKTMRLDSARAALAVAQAAETVEEMAAMFSEPFGMEISAKKTPAIMNLLERGIRTLKQVGSKAKRHYMRRRPYDRFNEPTLVPAEEERLRTNGSYPSGHTIRAWAMALLLIEVNPAAQDALLKYAYEWGQSRVIAGFHWQSDVDASKVLVSGAYPSLHTNEIFMADMRKAQAEFKKLKAASGKPAATKAGKK
- a CDS encoding C40 family peptidase, which encodes MFSHFRTVVPLLALLCLGLTCCSFPVRTGYDRSIGDYKSVPASETASTLPKEETPDEAELQTAQVESPDSTKQDSTQQDSTKHLNSVEKARAAINKKEAAKAAKKATPKSDLETYARKWMGAKYVYGKATRTKTDCSGYVMQVYKGYYNIALDHSASKMYKDSRGKSVSRGGLKEGDLVFFGSLWKIDHVGIYLSGGRFIHASTKHGVMISPMQDKYWGHKYQGARRFK